Proteins from one Ahaetulla prasina isolate Xishuangbanna chromosome 2, ASM2864084v1, whole genome shotgun sequence genomic window:
- the LOC131192886 gene encoding nuclear factor 7, brain-like: MASVREVSSFTEDLLCPICLSLFREPRMLNCGHSFCASCLEPCIPKGQRRGHCPQCRRPFTLCHIMINRALCNLAEKARLLKLEEGTQLSSTGGWHFCEEHEEPLKLFCSQDEEPICIICRDLPQHRGHDFLPLKNVVQTYQDQLKASLEPLEEGLKRLKRSQCHQQENIIELKTCSKSLSDHISEEFGKMHQLLNDRELAIKQALENQTEKNLAQMETKLKELDCKMASCSETLCRVQAGLECKDHISFLKEAKELLERVRKEDGLGSSDEDTDECESETDEDLEEEEEEEEEDEEEQDEEEQETEEEEEEDGVVAVDLNLGEFKGPLQFHAWKELLGVVHPVPTMITFDCNSAHPSFALMQNPTGPQFRANHWFWQEEAERFTSTPCVVGQKGITTGRFYWEIEVGDSIHWIVGMAKKPVERKKQLKFLPKEGIWAIELKAGEYQALSEPRTPLPVCRRMEKVGVYLDFEGGQLSFYNSSSRSHLYTFQACFHEDLLPFLSTQSNYPLRVGVLQL; encoded by the exons ATGGCTTCAGTACGAGAAGTGTCCAGTTTCACTGAAGACCTGCTGTGCCCCATTTGCCTCTCCCTCTTTCGGGAGCCCCGCATGCTGAATTGTGGCCACAGCTTCTGCGCTTCCTGCCTGGAGCCCTGCATCCCCAAAGGGCAAAGACGAGGGCACTGCCCCCAGTGCCGCCGACCCTTCACTTTGTGCCACATAATGATCAACCGAGCCCTCTGCAACTTGGCCGAGAAGGCCCGGCTTCTGAAGCTGGAAGAAGGAACTCAGCTGAGCAGCACCGGAGGCTGGCACTTCTGTGAGGAACACGAGGAGCCTCTCAAGCTCTTCTGCAGCCAAGATGAGGAGCCCATTTGCATCATCTGCCGGGATTTGCCTCAGCACCGGGGACACGACTTCCTGCCCCTCAAAAACGTGGTTCAGACCTATCAG gACCAGCTGAAGGCATCTCTGGAGCCTCTTGAGGAAGGTCTCAAGCGGTTGAAAAGGAGCCAGTGCCACCAGCAGGAGAACATTATCGAATTAAAG ACCTGCTCCAAATCCTTGTCTGATCATATCTCTGAAGAGTTTGGGAAGATGCACCAGCTGTTGAACGACAGAGAGCTGGCTATAAAACAGGCCTTAGAAAACCAGACAGAAAAGAACTTGGCTCAGATGGAAACCAAGTTAAAGGAACTGGACTGCAAGATGGCTTCGTGTTCAGAAACTCTGTGCCGTGTACAGGCCGGCCTTGAATGCAAAGACCACATTAGTTTCCTTAAG GAGGCAAAAGAGTTGCTAGAGAG GGTCCGTAAGGAAGATGGGCTGGGATCCAGCGATGAAGACACAGATGAGTGTGAGAGTGAGACTGATGAAGaccttgaggaggaagaagaggaggaggaagaagatgaggaAGAACAAGATGAGGAAGAACAAGagacagaggaggaagaggaggaagatggagtGGTGGCTGTAGACTTGAATCTGGGCGAGTTTAAAGGACCTCTGCAATTCCACGCCTGGAAAGAACTCTTGGGTGTGGTACATCCAG TCCCTACAATGATCACTTTCGACTGCAATTCGGCTCATCCCAGCTTTGCCCTCATGCAAAATCCCACCGGGCCCCAGTTCAGAGCTAACCATTGGTTCTGGCAAGAAGAGGCGGAGAGGTTCACTTCCACCCCGTGTGTGGTGGGACAGAAGGGCATTACCACTGGGCGCTTCTACTGGGAGATTGAAGTTGGGGACAGCATCCATTGGATAGTTGGGATGGCCAAAAAGCCTGTGGAGCGCAAGAAGCAGCTGAAATTTCTGCCCAAGGAAGGTATTTGGGCTATTGAGCTGAAGGCGGGAGAATACCAAGCTCTGAGTGAGCCCCGTACGCCCCTCCCGGTCTGCAGAAGGATGGAAAAAGTTGGGGTCTACCTGGACTTTGAAGGGGGGCAGCTTTCTTtttacaacagcagcagcaggtcCCACCTCTACACCTTCCAAGCATGCTTCCATGAAGACCTGCTCCCCTTTCTCAGCACTCAAAGCAACTACCCCCTCAGGGTGGGCGTTCTGCAGCTTTGA